The Qingshengfaniella alkalisoli sequence CCTCCTCCTCACATCGCCGACACTCCGGCAGTCTTGGTCAACAGATCGCGCCAGCCGGATCTCGGTAGTCTTCATTTCTCACAAGCATGGGCGATGTTGCGCAAATCAGGCTCGAGGGTGAATGCGCCCTTTCCCCGCTGAGTTCAGGCGATGGCTTCGATCTCGGCCCTGCCAAGGGCCGAGAAGGTGTTCATGATTGCGATGCGGATGTGGATTTCGGCGGTTTGGCGGTCGGGGTCTCGTGACATGATCCGCTCCCCGAAGCGCTTGAGGCAGTTCATCCTGGCCTCGACCCTGCTTCGGACATGGTATCGTGCCCACTTCTTCCAAAGTGCCCGGCCCAGGTGTCGGGTTGCACGCAGGATCTCGTTTCGCGCGAAGGCCGCGTGGCAGTCTTCCTTCCAGGCGCGCCCGTTGCGCCGGATGGGTATGATCGCATCGGCACCTCGTTCACTGATCGCCCCATGAGCGGGACAAACCAGCCGTCTGGCGGAACGAACCGAGTGCCAGCTTTTGCGTTCGTTTGCGTATTGCATAAACTCAGCTCTCACTCTCAAATCGATCTCGCCACTCACGGCTCAATTCGTCAGCAAGCTTTGCTGTTGGCGCCTCGACAGACTGGGCTCGGCTTGGATCAAGGTTCAGCGCGGAGAGTACCTGCGCCAAAACCTGTTTAGGGTCTATCGACAGGGCGTCATAATTGATGCGCATTGGCTCCATCGCCTCCAGTTCGAACCATCGCTCCCAAGCTTCGTCGAGTGCTCCGAGCGCGATCATGTGGCGCTTGATAGCGGCGGCGTCATATCGCGGTTCCTGCGGAGGAGCGAGGCGCTCCAGCTCTGTGCCGTCAGAGTTGCGATGCCACAGGCCCGTCTGCTCGGCACGAACACGCGAGATAGCCTGATTCAGCCGGTCTGGACGGGAAAGATGGATATGTAACGTCGGGCCAAATGCTTTTCGAATTCGCTCGACGTCGCTCATGCGGCCCGGCAACAGCAGTTTTAGTTGCTGCATGAAGTGGTCGAAACTGCCACTCTGCATTCGCAAACCAAAAATATCTGTATCGCCTTTGCCCCGCGACAAGGCGGCCTTGAAGATGGCGCGAACAGCTTCTTCTTGCGAAGCATAATCGATGTGCTTCAGGCAGTAGTCATCCAGCCAATCGTCGAGCGACGACGAGTGAAAGTGCGAGTCCGGGTTTCCCGCGGCGTTTGTCGCGGCAAGCAATCCGCACAGTAGCGTGCTTCCACTGCGTGGGGCAGTGCAGATGATGTAAGATCGAAAAGGTTTGCTTGTCATAGCGCGATTCCTCTTAACGCTTTACCGCTCCATAGCAGCCCTTCGAGAGCGACGCAGCATTTGGTAAAACGGGCTCGGAGCAGACATGCGGCGCTGCGGTAAGCTCCGTGCTCCCCTGGTGGAGCACCGTGAAGCTTCCGGCCCGAAGCAGACCTGCGGCAGCGTGGCGTGCTGGACACGCAGGTGAGTGGTCTGCCCGGCAGAGACGGCCCTCTCCGGACTTTGATGGCAGAGGTCGACGCCACGGTGCGGCGTTGCCAGACCGGTGGTTCGTGCATCTTGCAGCATTTCATGGCTATACATGATCGCAGTGCGGACGAAGCGGCCGAGGCCTGTCATCATGCACGTGCGCTCGAAGCTTCGATTTCAGTCGCCAGCTGTCGGCATTTCGTACCAGCCCACTCATGGGCGTCTGCGCCGAACAGCAGCCGTCGGACGGGATCATCGGAAGACGCTTCGGCGACGATCCGCGCGGCAAGAACCTCAGGATCGTTCTCCTGCGCGCCGTTCGCTTGGGAAATGAAGGTCTGGAAAGCGGAAGCTGCCTCGGCATAGTCCTCGATTTTCAAGTCGCCCTGCCGCGCGGTAGATGGGTCCAGAAAATTCGTTCTCATCATCCCCGGCTCGATGATCAGGGATCGGATGCCGAGCGGCGCGATCTCTTCGGCAAGGCCTTCTATCCACCCTTCGAGCGCAAACTTGGAGGCCGAGTAGATCGAACCACCGGGGTTGGCGACCAAGCCATTCACTGACGATATGGTCACCACGAGACCCGAACGCTGACGGCGCATCGTCGGCAGCACCGCACGCGCCATGTTCATCGCCCCGAACAGATTGATCTCGAACTGCCGACGCACGTCGTCGTCCCGGATCATCTCGAACCATCCAAGCTGCGCGCGACCAGCATTGTTGACCAGCACGTCAATACGCCCGAAGGCCTTGATGGCGGCGTCATGGGCCTCTGAAACGGCGTCGGCCCCGGTCACGTCGAGCGGCAATACGATCAGACTGCCCTTCGGGGCCGATAGGCGTTCGGCAAGTCCGTCCACGGTTCGACTGGTTGCCACGACCTTGTCGCCTGCGCGCAATGCGTCCCTCGCGATGAAATACCCCAGCCCCTTACCGGCTCCGGTGATGAACCATACCTTGTCCGCCATTGTGTCAGCTCCTTTTGCTTTACTGCTCACATATTAGGTGATCTTCGCAGTCCGCGATTAGGTGCTTGAAAATTGTTAGTATCAGTAGCCATTCTAATGAATGGACCCGCGCAGATTCTCCGATCTCATCATTTTCGGCCGCGTGGCAGAGGCGCGAAGCTTCACCGCGGCGGCACGCAGCCTGGGGGTGACACAGTCGGCCGTCAGTCAGACGGTCAAGCGTCTCGAGGGTGAGCTGGGCATAAGGTTGCTGTCACGCTCCACGCGCAGCCTGACCCCGACGGCGGCGGGCGAGCAATTGCTCGCCACGCTTGTTCCGAACGTCACGGAGCTTGACGCGAAAGTCGCGGATCTCGAACGACTGCGCGAAGAACCAGGGGGCAACTCCGGGTGACTTGCGGCAAACATGCTGCGGACACGCTCGTCTGGCCTGCCTTTTCCCGGCTGATCACGGCTCATCCCGGGATCGACGGCGAACTGAGCGTGGAGGACAGATACGTCGATATCGTCGCTGAGCGGTTCGATATCGGGATACGGATGCGTGACAACCTGGAGATGGACATGATCTCCGTCCCGGTGGGACCGCCCTTGTGCGCTGTCGTCGTAGGAGCCCCCCGGTATCTCGACGCCTACGCGTCCCCGGGCACCCCGCGCGCGCTGTCTCGACATCGCTGCATCGGCTTCCGAAACGCAGGCGGCACCCTGTCGCCGTGGTCATTCGAAAAGGGTGGCCATACCGAGACGGTGAAGGTCACTTCCTCGATTGTCGTCAACGACGGTGACGCGCTCGTGGCGGCGGCTTGTGCGGGATTGGGGCTGGCCTACATGCTGGAAGACCTTGCCAGACCCTTTCTGAAGGACGGGCAACTTGTCGAGATCCTCGGAGACTGGTCGCCATCGTTCCCCGGCTATCACGCCTTCTATTCAAGTCGGCGCCATCCGCCTCGGGCCGTCACGCTTTTCCTCGATCTCTTGCGACAGGATAACCTGAGTATGACCGGCGCTTAGTTCAGCGTTTACTCCGGTCGCTGAGAACGGCTGTCTTTCGGGCGGCATCTCCGATGGGCATTGCCTTTAGCTTGATCGCAGGGCGGAGCATGTCGCCTTTTGTGATGGAGGATTGGCGCAGCTGGTCCTGCTGCGGTCCTTCTTCGCCGCGATTTTGCTTGCGACGTGGGTCCTGGCGACCAAGGACAGCTCTGCCCTTCGCCTGACCCGGCCCGGCTGGGTCTGGGCGCGCAGCCTCTGCCTCGCCGCGATGTGGTTGAACTACTACGCGGCGCTGCCGGCCATGTCCTTCACCCTCGCGGCGGCCTGCTACTATACCTCTCCCGTCTGGATGGCGCTGTTGGGCCGCTTCCTGTTGGGGATGACCATCGGTGGGCGGGGGTGGACCGCCGTCACACTCTCTCTCGCAGGGGTGCTCCTGGCTGTTTCTCCCTCGTCCGACAGCTTCACCTCCCTGCTGCTACTCCCGCTCGCAGCCGCCGGATTCTACCCGTTCCGGGGCGTGAACCATATCCGACCCTTCAAATTGTTCGCTTGCGTCTGCCGTAGCGGCGCTGACGAGGTGCAGGCGATAGTTCCGCGAT is a genomic window containing:
- a CDS encoding Stf0 family sulfotransferase encodes the protein MTSKPFRSYIICTAPRSGSTLLCGLLAATNAAGNPDSHFHSSSLDDWLDDYCLKHIDYASQEEAVRAIFKAALSRGKGDTDIFGLRMQSGSFDHFMQQLKLLLPGRMSDVERIRKAFGPTLHIHLSRPDRLNQAISRVRAEQTGLWHRNSDGTELERLAPPQEPRYDAAAIKRHMIALGALDEAWERWFELEAMEPMRINYDALSIDPKQVLAQVLSALNLDPSRAQSVEAPTAKLADELSREWRDRFESES
- a CDS encoding SDR family oxidoreductase; its protein translation is MADKVWFITGAGKGLGYFIARDALRAGDKVVATSRTVDGLAERLSAPKGSLIVLPLDVTGADAVSEAHDAAIKAFGRIDVLVNNAGRAQLGWFEMIRDDDVRRQFEINLFGAMNMARAVLPTMRRQRSGLVVTISSVNGLVANPGGSIYSASKFALEGWIEGLAEEIAPLGIRSLIIEPGMMRTNFLDPSTARQGDLKIEDYAEAASAFQTFISQANGAQENDPEVLAARIVAEASSDDPVRRLLFGADAHEWAGTKCRQLATEIEASSARA
- a CDS encoding LysR family transcriptional regulator gives rise to the protein MDPRRFSDLIIFGRVAEARSFTAAARSLGVTQSAVSQTVKRLEGELGIRLLSRSTRSLTPTAAGEQLLATLVPNVTELDAKVADLERLREEPGGNSG
- a CDS encoding LysR substrate-binding domain-containing protein; the protein is MTCGKHAADTLVWPAFSRLITAHPGIDGELSVEDRYVDIVAERFDIGIRMRDNLEMDMISVPVGPPLCAVVVGAPRYLDAYASPGTPRALSRHRCIGFRNAGGTLSPWSFEKGGHTETVKVTSSIVVNDGDALVAAACAGLGLAYMLEDLARPFLKDGQLVEILGDWSPSFPGYHAFYSSRRHPPRAVTLFLDLLRQDNLSMTGA